A portion of the Thermosediminibacter oceani DSM 16646 genome contains these proteins:
- the istB gene encoding IS21-like element helper ATPase IstB, with protein sequence MIDLEKARSHLEELGLLNAASFLDALLERAQRQNSTYLDFLNNLLEAELAERQRRNIEVRSKLARLPYRKTLTEFDFAFQPSIDEKLIKELATMAFVHRVENVIFLGPPGVGKTHLAVALAIEALSCGISVYFTSLSRLIEDLKKAYKESRLERRMRIYTRPKLLVIDEVGYLPLDGLGSNLFFQLISARYEKGSIILTSNKGFGEWGELMGDPVLATAVLDRLLHHAHIINIRGNSYRLKDRLKTGLYGNQHNNA encoded by the coding sequence ATGATAGACCTTGAAAAAGCTCGGTCCCACCTTGAAGAACTGGGGCTTTTAAACGCAGCATCTTTCCTTGACGCCCTCCTTGAAAGAGCTCAACGCCAAAATAGCACGTATCTTGATTTCTTAAATAACCTGCTCGAGGCTGAACTTGCTGAAAGGCAAAGGCGGAATATCGAGGTAAGGTCAAAACTTGCCCGGCTTCCATACCGCAAGACTCTAACCGAATTTGACTTTGCCTTCCAGCCCAGCATCGATGAAAAACTGATAAAAGAGCTTGCCACAATGGCCTTTGTCCACCGGGTAGAAAACGTAATATTTCTTGGCCCGCCTGGAGTAGGGAAGACGCACCTTGCCGTGGCTCTTGCTATAGAAGCCCTATCTTGTGGTATATCAGTCTACTTCACGAGTCTTTCTAGGCTCATTGAGGACCTCAAAAAGGCATATAAAGAAAGCCGGTTAGAAAGGCGAATGAGGATCTACACTAGGCCCAAGCTCCTTGTAATCGATGAAGTAGGCTATCTTCCATTAGATGGCCTTGGCTCGAACCTCTTTTTCCAGCTAATAAGTGCCCGATATGAAAAGGGGAGCATAATACTTACCAGCAACAAAGGCTTTGGAGAATGGGGGGAGCTCATGGGAGACCCTGTACTTGCTACTGCAGTGTTGGATAGACTATTACACCATGCCCACATAATCAACATAAGGGGCAACAGCTACCGCCTAAAGGACAGGCTAAAGACCGGGTTGTATGGTAACCAACATAATAATGCTTAA
- a CDS encoding DUF47 domain-containing protein: protein MHELIVEINRLEEEGDAIYTEATRDLFVNCTDYKELLAWDTTYHYLEKCCDACEAVADIIENVIMKNT, encoded by the coding sequence CTGCATGAACTGATTGTCGAAATCAACAGATTGGAAGAGGAAGGGGACGCAATCTATACCGAAGCCACTAGAGATCTTTTTGTTAATTGTACGGATTATAAAGAATTATTAGCATGGGATACGACATATCATTATCTTGAAAAGTGCTGCGACGCTTGCGAAGCTGTTGCGGATATTATAGAGAATGTTATTATGAAGAATACATAA
- a CDS encoding GNAT family N-acetyltransferase codes for MTRGWNDEIEREDLKQSFRPGKDYIITYNGESIGYLSIDFNQEFIYVRHIEILPSYKRRGIGTSIFNQLKEKGLPIILEVTKTNTPAIRFYEKLGFEVLEEKNIKKRGVRGEVEIKKLKKKISQSNRVALNN; via the coding sequence GTGACACGTGGTTGGAATGATGAAATTGAGCGTGAGGATTTAAAACAATCTTTTCGCCCTGGAAAAGACTACATCATTACATATAATGGAGAGTCAATTGGTTATTTATCTATTGATTTTAATCAGGAATTCATTTATGTAAGACATATTGAAATCCTACCTTCGTATAAACGAAGGGGTATAGGGACATCAATTTTTAATCAATTAAAAGAAAAAGGGCTGCCAATAATATTGGAAGTAACCAAAACTAATACACCTGCTATTCGATTTTATGAAAAATTGGGGTTTGAAGTTTTGGAGGAGAAAAATATCAAAAAGAGAGGTGTAAGAGGAGAAGTCGAAATAAAAAAATTAAAAAAGAAAATATCTCAGAGTAATAGAGTCGCCCTCAACAATTAA
- a CDS encoding DNA recombination protein RmuC, producing the protein MKSSKEEMVNLVGMLEGKIITNINQMNMSQQNLIKNFSDTVSSLADKTEERLNRMRDTIETKLKEIQNENSSKLEQMRQTVDEKLQSTLNARISESFKLVSERLEQVHNGLGEVQTLVNDVGDLKKVLSNIKTRGILGEVQLEAIMEDILTPGQYEKNVRVKPGCGETVEFAVKIPVENGGAGNYMWLPIDTKFPMEDFERLIDAEERCDTAECERLRKELEHRLKQSAKDIKDKYICPPHTTDFAIMFLPAESLFAEALRKPGFIETLQREYKVLITGPTTLSAVLSSLRQGFKIFAIEKKAEEVWRLLGAVKTEIGKFGDLLEKVNKKLQEAQNVIEDASRKTRTIDRKLRDVEEISPEETAGLLALSSSPDDVVKNGS; encoded by the coding sequence ATGAAATCAAGCAAAGAAGAAATGGTAAACTTGGTAGGTATGCTGGAAGGCAAGATCATTACGAATATCAACCAGATGAACATGTCCCAGCAGAATCTCATAAAGAACTTTTCCGACACCGTATCGTCGCTTGCCGACAAGACCGAAGAAAGGTTAAACAGGATGAGGGATACCATAGAGACGAAACTGAAGGAAATCCAGAACGAGAACAGCAGCAAGCTCGAACAGATGAGGCAGACCGTCGACGAAAAACTCCAGTCCACATTAAACGCCAGGATATCCGAATCCTTCAAGCTCGTGAGCGAAAGGCTTGAGCAGGTCCACAACGGTTTGGGTGAAGTTCAGACGCTGGTCAACGACGTCGGAGACCTGAAAAAAGTACTCTCCAACATAAAGACGCGGGGTATCCTGGGAGAAGTGCAGTTGGAGGCTATAATGGAAGACATACTTACGCCCGGGCAGTATGAGAAAAACGTGAGAGTTAAACCTGGCTGTGGTGAAACGGTAGAATTCGCCGTAAAAATTCCGGTGGAAAACGGCGGCGCCGGAAACTACATGTGGCTTCCCATTGACACCAAATTTCCGATGGAAGACTTTGAAAGGCTAATAGACGCAGAAGAAAGGTGCGACACTGCTGAATGTGAGAGGTTAAGGAAGGAACTGGAGCACCGCCTGAAGCAATCGGCGAAGGATATAAAGGATAAATACATATGCCCGCCTCACACTACGGACTTCGCTATAATGTTTCTGCCTGCAGAGAGCCTCTTTGCAGAGGCGCTGAGGAAGCCAGGCTTTATCGAGACCCTTCAGAGGGAGTACAAAGTGCTGATAACCGGGCCCACTACGTTGTCCGCTGTATTAAGCAGCCTGCGGCAGGGGTTTAAAATCTTCGCCATAGAAAAGAAAGCGGAAGAAGTGTGGAGGCTGTTAGGAGCGGTCAAGACAGAAATAGGGAAATTTGGCGATCTGCTTGAGAAAGTAAACAAAAAGCTACAGGAAGCCCAGAATGTTATAGAAGACGCATCCAGAAAGACCCGGACCATCGACAGAAAACTCCGGGACGTGGAAGAAATATCTCCTGAAGAAACGGCGGGGCTTCTTGCCCTTTCTTCGTCGCCAGACGATGTTGTGAAAAATGGTAGTTAA
- the istA gene encoding IS21 family transposase: MLGSGSIIMLHELRAMGKSIRAIARETGRSRNTVRKYLRAEGIPERKPHPKRGSKLDPYKDTIQELINLGIFNCEVIYERIKEEGYTGGRTILRDYVRQFRPPKQVPAVCRYETKPGQQAQVDWGEYTYIDEETGEIRKLYVFVMVLGYSRAIYVEFTNRCDIHTFIRCLIRGFEYFGGVTDIVLTDRMKTVILGTGENRKPIWNSIFEDLAVTLGFTPKVCRARRPQTKGKVESGIDFVKSNFLPGRKFINYGDLNHQAIVWCEKKNRRIHGTTGEKPIDRLKEENLKPLPASDRYQKFLEEVRKVHKDGLLSFNGVRYGVPWQYSGKEVVVRDKNGKIEILYDGKVIATHEKHYRSRTIVFLKGQYKGLKEAEGMFYPRPRAIKLSSLEVEKRSLGVYESLLEVGTV, translated from the coding sequence GTGCTAGGGAGTGGATCTATTATCATGTTACACGAATTAAGAGCAATGGGCAAGAGCATCCGTGCAATTGCACGAGAAACAGGCCGTTCAAGGAATACGGTAAGAAAATACTTAAGGGCAGAGGGCATTCCCGAAAGGAAGCCGCATCCCAAAAGAGGATCAAAGCTCGATCCATACAAAGATACCATTCAAGAGCTCATAAATCTTGGTATATTCAATTGCGAAGTTATCTACGAAAGAATCAAAGAAGAAGGCTATACCGGCGGCCGCACTATCTTAAGGGACTATGTAAGACAATTTAGACCCCCAAAACAGGTTCCTGCCGTATGCCGCTACGAAACCAAGCCCGGCCAGCAGGCCCAGGTCGACTGGGGCGAATACACCTACATTGACGAGGAAACCGGCGAAATACGTAAGCTTTACGTCTTCGTCATGGTACTGGGTTACTCCAGAGCCATATACGTAGAATTCACAAACCGCTGCGACATACATACCTTCATCCGCTGCCTGATCCGCGGGTTTGAATACTTCGGCGGAGTGACCGACATAGTCCTTACCGACAGAATGAAGACCGTAATACTTGGCACCGGAGAAAACAGAAAGCCCATATGGAACTCCATCTTTGAAGACCTGGCTGTAACCCTTGGATTTACCCCTAAAGTGTGCAGAGCACGACGTCCACAGACCAAAGGCAAAGTAGAAAGCGGAATAGACTTTGTCAAAAGCAACTTCCTGCCGGGTAGGAAGTTCATAAACTACGGTGACTTAAACCACCAGGCAATAGTGTGGTGCGAAAAGAAAAACAGGAGGATTCACGGCACCACCGGGGAAAAGCCTATTGACCGCCTGAAGGAAGAAAACCTCAAACCACTCCCTGCCTCTGACAGATACCAAAAATTCCTTGAAGAAGTAAGGAAAGTCCACAAAGACGGCCTCTTGAGCTTTAACGGCGTAAGATACGGCGTTCCCTGGCAATATAGCGGAAAAGAGGTGGTTGTAAGGGACAAAAACGGCAAAATCGAAATCCTCTATGATGGGAAGGTGATAGCAACCCACGAAAAACATTATCGCTCAAGGACCATCGTTTTCCTCAAAGGTCAGTATAAGGGTCTAAAAGAAGCCGAAGGCATGTTCTATCCTAGACCGAGGGCTATCAAGTTATCTTCCCTGGAAGTTGAGAAGCGTTCTCTGGGGGTTTACGAAAGCCTCCTGGAGGTGGGCACAGTATGA
- a CDS encoding UvrD-helicase domain-containing protein, which translates to MSLFNSYERFKEKLRTKKEDELLRKLIPSQTKLYHKVYGEGIFVSLERKYFRGSEEKYINVKFKGEKEIKTFAFPDAIGKHLFMEKTAGIIPEEKIIPDMKAKFFNKQHSSVKPTEEQKRVLEALGGLDRISINAFAGTGKTTTLELIVDRYRDKKLLLMAFNKAIAEELRERLKGFGNVDIYTTHALAYNYVKEELNIGHLKDERELTQFIKEYYDNIDYPLAAFLRKLLIAYCRSSAREINERVVNSLINGDKELWIYHRFALNNVKVSDLAEKLQEIYNAALINDMFVHELYLKYFQINIDRFLRRFKGYYGVLLDEAQDTNPVTFDIFMHIPAKKKVIVGDKHQNIYSWRGTRNYLTHKDFEIFYLTETFRFGEEIAAKANRILRDYKGETNFIKPKKAVARKSNGKTAFITRTNSRIIKLVEEFPSNEEIKFLRQLDDIFLPAVYAREIINYYKYGKFLGYVKLPEYFLALIQNFEKINDFIKYCSTFDKDISMALQIAERYDIDEIKRKAEALCSKNADIVFATAHTTKGLEFDKIVVEDDFPCLQNFIEEYAKIDGKDIGEIMEKIKKDDPNYADLINEINLQYVAVTRAILDVKIKENDTFNKYDKYDLKPRVKSSNKYKTKSRIMSSRMMSLCIRCEKYGNCPGQVESEGTWNRPRYHCPWGYQPKEIVKFGEE; encoded by the coding sequence ATGTCTCTTTTTAATTCGTATGAAAGATTTAAAGAAAAGCTTAGAACAAAGAAAGAGGATGAGCTTCTTAGGAAGCTTATACCTTCACAAACAAAGCTATATCATAAAGTTTACGGCGAAGGGATTTTTGTTTCCCTTGAGAGAAAATATTTTCGTGGGAGTGAGGAAAAATATATAAACGTAAAATTTAAAGGGGAAAAAGAAATAAAGACGTTCGCATTTCCGGACGCAATCGGTAAGCACCTATTTATGGAAAAGACTGCCGGAATAATTCCAGAAGAAAAAATAATACCAGATATGAAGGCTAAATTTTTTAATAAACAGCATTCTTCGGTAAAACCGACCGAGGAGCAAAAAAGGGTCTTAGAGGCTTTGGGGGGATTGGACAGGATAAGCATTAATGCATTTGCCGGAACGGGGAAAACGACAACTTTGGAACTTATTGTTGACCGATACAGGGACAAAAAGCTTTTGCTGATGGCTTTTAACAAAGCTATAGCCGAGGAGTTGAGGGAAAGATTAAAAGGATTTGGGAATGTTGACATTTACACAACTCATGCCCTAGCGTACAATTACGTTAAGGAGGAACTAAATATAGGGCATCTAAAGGATGAGCGAGAGCTTACACAATTTATAAAGGAGTACTACGATAATATCGATTACCCCTTAGCTGCATTCTTAAGAAAACTTTTAATAGCGTATTGCAGATCTTCAGCACGAGAGATAAATGAGAGGGTTGTAAATAGTTTAATTAATGGTGACAAGGAGTTATGGATTTATCATAGATTTGCCCTAAATAATGTCAAAGTGAGCGATCTTGCAGAAAAATTGCAAGAGATTTATAATGCCGCTTTGATAAACGATATGTTTGTTCACGAGTTATATTTGAAATATTTTCAAATTAACATTGATAGATTTCTGCGGCGTTTTAAGGGATATTATGGCGTTTTGTTGGATGAAGCTCAGGATACAAACCCGGTAACTTTTGATATATTCATGCACATTCCCGCTAAAAAGAAAGTTATTGTAGGGGACAAGCATCAAAATATCTATTCTTGGCGAGGAACGAGAAACTATTTGACACATAAAGATTTTGAGATTTTTTACCTTACCGAGACCTTTAGATTTGGAGAGGAAATAGCAGCTAAAGCTAACAGGATACTACGAGATTATAAAGGAGAGACGAACTTCATTAAACCCAAAAAGGCTGTGGCAAGAAAAAGCAACGGGAAGACAGCTTTCATTACCAGAACCAATTCAAGGATTATCAAGCTTGTAGAAGAATTTCCTTCTAATGAGGAAATCAAGTTTTTAAGACAACTTGATGATATTTTTCTACCCGCCGTCTATGCCCGTGAGATTATCAATTACTATAAGTACGGCAAGTTTTTAGGGTATGTAAAACTTCCGGAGTACTTTCTCGCTTTGATACAAAATTTCGAAAAAATTAATGATTTCATAAAGTACTGCAGCACTTTTGATAAAGATATTTCCATGGCTTTACAAATTGCTGAACGATACGACATTGACGAAATAAAAAGAAAAGCCGAAGCCCTGTGCAGTAAGAATGCGGATATCGTTTTTGCCACAGCCCATACGACCAAAGGTTTGGAATTTGACAAAATTGTTGTTGAAGATGACTTTCCGTGCCTCCAAAATTTTATAGAGGAATACGCAAAGATAGACGGAAAAGATATTGGGGAAATAATGGAAAAGATAAAAAAAGATGATCCGAATTATGCGGACCTTATTAACGAGATTAATCTGCAGTATGTTGCGGTAACGAGAGCTATTTTAGATGTAAAAATAAAAGAAAACGATACTTTTAACAAATACGACAAATACGACTTGAAGCCGAGAGTAAAGTCGTCTAATAAATACAAAACGAAGTCGAGAATTATGTCTTCACGTATGATGAGTTTGTGTATACGCTGTGAAAAATATGGTAATTGCCCCGGTCAAGTTGAAAGTGAAGGGACTTGGAATAGACCGAGATATCATTGTCCGTGGGGTTACCAGCCAAAAGAAATAGTGAAGTTTGGTGAAGAATGA